In Rutidosis leptorrhynchoides isolate AG116_Rl617_1_P2 chromosome 2, CSIRO_AGI_Rlap_v1, whole genome shotgun sequence, one genomic interval encodes:
- the LOC139889920 gene encoding uncharacterized protein — translation MGTSVSDERKLIDDLHLPNSSYHTRWSKFKPLKINIFIWRLIIDRLPSRINLAFKGSISTLLFALFVVLVETQGITRLFYDALLTHIWRRIRIWMAIPWPDSFITIEDAFDWMDSLNGSLSKKTRIYSIIAATLWWLWRFRNDTLHGNSTIKERDLFYNIILSSFSWLQARS, via the coding sequence ATGGGAACTTCTGTGTCAGATGAGCGTAAGTTAATAGATGATCTCCATCTCCCGAATTCTAGCTACCATACTCGTTGGTCCAAATTTAAACCCTTGAAGATTAATATTTTCATTTGGCGTTTAATAATAGATCGTCTCCCTTCAAGAATTAATCTTGCTTTTAAAGGTTCGATATCGACACTATTATTTGCCCTATTTGTGGTGTTGGTGGAGACTCAAGGGATCACACGTTTATTTTATGACGCATTGCTAACTCATATCTGGAGACGTATTAGAATTTGGATGGCTATTCCTTGGCCTGATTCGTTTATTACCATTGAAGATGCTTTCGACTGGATGGATTCGTTAAACGGTTCTTTGTCCAAGAAGACCCGCATATATAGCATTATAGCCGCTACTCTTTGGTGGTTATGGAGATTTAGAAACGACACGCTTCATGGAAACAGCACTATTAAAGAAAGAGACTTATTTTATAACATAATATTATCGTCATTCTCATGGCTTCAGGCAAGATCCTGA
- the LOC139889919 gene encoding uncharacterized mitochondrial protein AtMg00310-like: MDQVDLMASRCGCEAGIYPFKFFDLPIGSNSNRRAHWQSLIEKFDSKLALWTANLLSIGGRYTLIKFVLGSLGIYYLSLFRAPISIIKSLEKKKAQFFWGGCKEKRKMAWIKWDQILASREKGGLGIGSLLSFNLSLLLKWKWRLVCCTNSLWARTLVAIHAINEGFGDRGCKTSRIWSNIVASIKSLHDSGSIPEETLKVKLGNGRKIKFWKDKWLGNFTLERKFNRLYRLDNNPDCLIYERISEENGLTCD, translated from the coding sequence ATGGACCAAGTTGATCTTATGGCGTCTAGATGTGGATGCGAAGCAGGTATTTACCCTTTCAAATTTTTTGATCTTCCGATTGGCTCTAATTCTAATCGAAGGGCTCATTGGCAATCTCTTATCGAAAAATTTGATTCCAAACTCGCTTTGTGGACTGCCAATCTTTTATCTATTGGAGGTAGATATACTTTGATTAAATTCGTATTGGGTAGCCTTGGCATTTACTACTTATCCTTATTTCGTGCACCTATCTCCATCATCAAATCACTTGAAAAAAAAAAAGCACAATTCTTTTGGGGAGGATGTAAAGAAAAGAGGAAGATGGCGTGGATAAAATGGGATCAAATTTTAGCTTCTCGTGAAAAAGGCGGTCTTGGCATAGGTAGTCTTCTTTCGTTTAACCTCTCGCTTCTCTTGAAATGGAAGTGGCGTTTGGTTTGTTGCACCAACTCTCTTTGGGCTCGTACACTTGTTGCAATCCATGCTATTAATGAAGGTTTTGGGGATCGTGGATGCAAAACTTCGAGAATTTGGAGTAACATTGTTGCTTCGATTAAATCTCTTCATGACTCAGGAAGTATCCCAGAAGAAACGCTTAAGGTAAAACTTGGAAATGGCCGAAAGATAAAATTTTGGAAGGACAAATGGTTGGGTAACTTCACTCTAGAAAGAAAGTTTAATCGTTTATACCGTCTTGACAACAATCCAGATTGCTTGATATATGAAAGAATAAGTGAAGAAAATGGATTGACATGTGACTAG